The proteins below are encoded in one region of Halogranum gelatinilyticum:
- the malQ gene encoding 4-alpha-glucanotransferase: MRFDRQSGVFMHVTSLPGPHGIGDLGDGAYAFVDFLAEADQSLWQVCPLGPTSSAMGNSPYQAYSAFAGNPLLVSLDRLEERGYLTDDDLGPVPDFDRHETDYEAVGEYKRPLLRTAFERFEETASDEERDAFDAFREREASWLDGYALFMSLKEEFDDALWTEWPHDVKVREESALAEYREKLADEIKYREFVQFVFDRQWHDVLEYAHEKGVKLVGDLPIYVALDSADVWAAPEAFDLNEAHEPAAVAGVPPNNHDDGQRWGNPLYDWDELQATGYQWWLDRLDRLFEMVDVTRLDHFKGFDEYWAIPADADSPAAGEWRDAPGYDFFETIQARFGDLPFIAEDLGFIDQQLIDFREEFDLPGMKVPHYANWCQGGDPNQPMHYPENSVAYSATHDTNTTVGYYNDLPEDQKECLHYNLGVDGSEINWSMIEAVWNSNAVIALAPMQDLLGLDSHARFNTPGTAEGNWDWRCTEEGFDSGVADHLAMLTDISIR, translated from the coding sequence ATGCGATTCGACCGCCAAAGCGGCGTCTTCATGCACGTCACCTCTCTCCCCGGCCCGCACGGCATCGGCGACCTCGGCGACGGGGCCTACGCCTTCGTCGACTTTCTCGCCGAGGCCGACCAGTCACTCTGGCAGGTCTGTCCGCTCGGGCCGACCTCGTCGGCGATGGGCAACTCGCCGTATCAGGCCTACTCGGCCTTTGCGGGGAATCCGCTGCTTGTCAGTCTCGACCGCCTCGAAGAGCGCGGCTATCTGACCGACGACGACCTCGGACCCGTCCCCGACTTCGACCGCCACGAGACGGACTACGAGGCCGTCGGCGAGTACAAACGTCCCCTCCTCCGGACGGCCTTCGAGCGGTTCGAGGAGACCGCAAGCGACGAGGAGCGCGACGCCTTCGACGCCTTCCGCGAGCGCGAGGCCTCGTGGCTCGACGGCTACGCGCTGTTCATGAGCCTGAAGGAGGAGTTCGACGACGCGCTGTGGACCGAGTGGCCCCACGACGTCAAGGTGCGTGAGGAGAGCGCGCTGGCCGAGTACCGTGAGAAACTGGCCGACGAAATCAAATACCGTGAGTTCGTCCAGTTCGTCTTCGACCGGCAGTGGCACGACGTCCTCGAATACGCCCACGAGAAGGGTGTCAAGCTCGTCGGCGACCTGCCCATCTACGTCGCGCTCGACAGTGCCGACGTATGGGCCGCGCCGGAGGCGTTCGACCTGAACGAGGCGCACGAACCCGCCGCCGTGGCGGGCGTCCCGCCGAACAACCACGACGACGGCCAGCGGTGGGGCAACCCGCTCTACGACTGGGACGAGCTGCAGGCGACGGGCTACCAGTGGTGGCTCGACCGCCTCGACCGCCTCTTCGAGATGGTCGACGTCACCCGGCTCGACCACTTCAAGGGCTTCGACGAATACTGGGCCATCCCGGCCGACGCCGACAGCCCCGCCGCGGGCGAGTGGCGCGACGCGCCCGGATACGACTTCTTCGAGACGATTCAAGCGAGATTCGGCGACCTGCCGTTCATCGCCGAAGACCTCGGCTTCATCGACCAGCAGCTCATCGACTTCCGCGAGGAGTTCGACCTGCCCGGGATGAAGGTGCCCCACTACGCCAACTGGTGTCAGGGGGGCGACCCGAACCAGCCGATGCACTACCCCGAGAACTCGGTGGCCTACTCGGCGACCCACGACACGAACACGACCGTCGGCTACTACAACGACCTCCCCGAGGACCAGAAGGAGTGTCTGCACTACAACCTCGGCGTCGACGGCAGCGAGATCAACTGGTCGATGATCGAGGCGGTCTGGAACTCCAACGCCGTCATCGCACTCGCACCGATGCAGGACCTCCTGGGTCTCGACAGCCACGCTCGGTTCAACACCCCCGGTACGGCCGAGGGCAACTGGGACTGGCGGTGTACCGAGGAAGGCTTCGACTCCGGCGTGGCCGACCATCTGGCGATGCTGACCGACATCAGTATCCGTTAG
- a CDS encoding lysylphosphatidylglycerol synthase transmembrane domain-containing protein yields the protein MTDSPVEPKTSAGRRVGLGVVVLAALVGLVVVADVQLGAILAQLAAADPRYLALALVASLVAQLAWAAVSWLFLRTLDEDVSSERVGFGYLAGTFAKQVLPFGHAGGVPLLAYVFSSDLKLDYRQTFAAVTASELVIFCSSLVVAAVGFGWYLLTTPVGSGLGAVVVVGTAGLVVGLVGVARYGRGTLSRTARLLAAVGRVTLGRLVPSVRPRLAADAVDRGVAGFFETFDRATADRSVVARAAAIALVGWVLFTLPLYFGFLAVGYTMPLALSLLLVPAGGLATLLPTPGGLGGTEVGTAAVLVVLTGATVDVVAAAVLLYRFASYWFVVAVGGASSLYLSVGLTDLRPSGK from the coding sequence ATGACTGACTCCCCCGTCGAGCCGAAGACGAGTGCCGGACGCCGCGTCGGCCTCGGCGTCGTCGTCCTCGCGGCACTCGTCGGTCTCGTCGTCGTCGCCGACGTCCAACTCGGCGCGATTCTCGCCCAGCTCGCGGCCGCCGACCCGCGGTATCTCGCGCTCGCACTCGTCGCGAGTCTCGTCGCCCAGCTCGCGTGGGCAGCCGTCTCGTGGCTCTTCCTCCGGACGCTCGACGAGGATGTCTCCTCCGAACGCGTCGGCTTCGGCTACCTCGCGGGCACCTTCGCCAAACAGGTGCTCCCCTTCGGCCACGCCGGCGGCGTCCCGCTGCTCGCCTACGTCTTCTCCTCGGACCTCAAGCTCGACTACCGCCAGACGTTCGCGGCCGTGACGGCCAGCGAGTTGGTCATCTTCTGTTCGTCGCTCGTCGTCGCCGCCGTCGGCTTCGGCTGGTATCTCCTGACGACGCCCGTCGGGAGCGGGCTGGGTGCCGTCGTTGTCGTCGGCACGGCGGGCCTCGTCGTCGGTCTCGTCGGCGTGGCGCGCTACGGTCGCGGCACACTCTCGCGGACCGCACGGCTGTTGGCGGCGGTCGGCCGCGTGACGCTCGGCCGACTCGTCCCGAGCGTCCGACCGCGGCTCGCCGCCGACGCCGTCGACCGCGGCGTCGCCGGCTTCTTCGAGACGTTCGACCGCGCCACTGCGGACCGCTCGGTCGTCGCCCGCGCCGCGGCCATCGCACTCGTCGGATGGGTCCTGTTCACGCTGCCGCTGTACTTCGGCTTCTTGGCGGTCGGCTACACCATGCCGCTGGCACTCTCGCTGCTCCTCGTCCCCGCGGGCGGGCTGGCGACGCTGCTCCCGACGCCGGGCGGGCTCGGCGGGACAGAGGTCGGGACGGCCGCGGTGCTCGTCGTCCTCACTGGTGCGACCGTCGACGTCGTCGCCGCCGCCGTCCTGCTCTACCGCTTCGCCTCCTACTGGTTCGTCGTCGCCGTCGGCGGCGCGAGTTCGCTCTATCTCTCGGTGGGGCTGACGGACCTGCGACCGAGCGGAAAATAG
- a CDS encoding DEAD/DEAH box helicase: protein MDDIVEWLRSRPYYEGQISEHRAIPARDPTFVDVDLEPRLASTLEKEGITRLYRHQAEAIEAVRDGGNVVLATETASGKSLAYTVPAFERAMDHGGRTLYLGPQNALIADQEETLSELARGLGFGSRVSVAQYTGRLSKSEKRDVRDRMPTVLLSNPDMLHYALLPHNHRLWDWFFSSLETVVIDEIHGYRGVFGSQVALTLRRLRRICDRYGSQPQFVCCSATIGNPVEHAARVTGESESSFSLVDEDASKTGPRHWVLWNPPEYEGGGGGSGRRRSSHVETKNLFVDLVAEGYQTLAFTRARQAAERYATDSAKELRQRGEHDAAGGIEAYQAALRHERRRDIEGGLHSGDVRGVWSTNALELGVDVGGLDAVLLDGYPGTRMSAFQQAGRAGRGDDPALVVMVGGEDQLDQYLMRNPTDFFEADPEEAISNPENTELMPGHVRSAASENWLSTDDERYFGPPFPEIVGDLEAAGKLDRRDTEGGIRWTNAGGSPQHEMNLRTIDDREIDLLDRRKNEIIGSLSFSDGLRDAHPGAVYHHQGQSYEVVELDLDRDVAELQPTWADYYTRILSDKDMVVNADLAEKPLSARPDVLVRFADVTVTTQITGFERRDPKRGEAIGRESLDLPETTLRTKALYYTVPPDVEAEMREEWGEWAFNGGIHAAEHGTISLMPLSLLCDRGDIGGISTPYHEHTDRSTIFIYDGYPGGVGITRGGYGQIEELMKRTARLIDQCDCADGCPACVQSPQCGNANEPLSKAPAVYLLESLTGQRE, encoded by the coding sequence GTGGACGACATCGTCGAGTGGCTGCGGAGCAGGCCGTACTACGAGGGACAGATCAGCGAGCACCGTGCGATTCCCGCCCGCGACCCGACCTTCGTCGACGTCGACCTCGAACCGCGGCTCGCGTCGACCCTCGAAAAAGAGGGCATCACGCGCCTCTACCGCCACCAGGCGGAGGCTATCGAGGCCGTCCGCGACGGCGGGAACGTCGTCCTCGCCACCGAGACGGCGAGTGGCAAGAGCCTCGCCTACACCGTCCCCGCCTTCGAGCGGGCGATGGACCACGGCGGGCGGACGCTCTATCTCGGCCCGCAGAACGCCCTCATCGCCGACCAGGAGGAGACACTTTCAGAACTTGCCCGCGGTCTCGGCTTCGGCAGTCGCGTCTCGGTCGCCCAATACACCGGCCGCCTCTCGAAGTCCGAAAAGCGCGACGTGCGCGACCGGATGCCAACCGTCCTGCTCTCGAATCCCGATATGCTGCACTACGCGCTGCTCCCGCACAACCACCGGCTGTGGGACTGGTTCTTCTCCTCCTTGGAGACCGTCGTCATCGACGAGATCCACGGCTACCGCGGCGTCTTCGGCAGTCAGGTCGCCCTGACGCTCCGGCGGCTGCGGCGTATCTGCGACCGCTATGGGTCTCAGCCGCAGTTCGTCTGCTGTTCGGCGACCATCGGCAACCCCGTCGAGCACGCCGCCCGAGTCACCGGCGAATCGGAGTCGTCGTTCAGCCTCGTCGACGAGGACGCGAGTAAGACCGGGCCGCGCCACTGGGTGCTGTGGAACCCGCCGGAGTACGAGGGTGGCGGCGGCGGAAGTGGTCGCCGTCGGTCCAGCCACGTCGAGACGAAGAACCTCTTCGTCGACCTCGTCGCCGAGGGCTACCAGACGCTCGCCTTCACCCGCGCCCGGCAGGCCGCCGAGCGGTACGCGACCGACAGCGCGAAGGAACTGCGACAGCGCGGCGAACACGACGCTGCGGGTGGCATCGAGGCGTATCAGGCCGCCCTGCGGCACGAACGCCGCCGCGACATCGAAGGAGGACTCCACTCCGGCGACGTCCGCGGCGTCTGGAGCACGAACGCCTTGGAACTCGGTGTCGACGTGGGCGGACTCGACGCCGTCCTGCTGGACGGTTACCCCGGCACGCGGATGTCGGCGTTCCAGCAGGCTGGCCGCGCGGGCCGCGGCGACGACCCCGCGCTCGTGGTCATGGTCGGCGGCGAAGACCAACTGGACCAGTATCTGATGCGCAATCCCACGGACTTCTTCGAGGCCGACCCCGAGGAGGCCATCTCGAACCCCGAAAACACCGAACTCATGCCCGGCCACGTCCGCTCAGCCGCGAGCGAGAACTGGCTATCGACCGACGACGAGCGGTACTTCGGCCCGCCGTTCCCCGAAATCGTGGGCGACCTCGAAGCCGCCGGAAAACTGGACCGGCGCGACACGGAGGGCGGAATCCGGTGGACGAACGCGGGCGGCAGTCCGCAACACGAGATGAACCTCCGGACCATCGACGACCGGGAGATCGACCTGCTCGATAGGCGGAAAAACGAAATCATCGGCTCGCTCTCCTTCTCGGATGGCCTGCGAGACGCCCATCCCGGTGCCGTCTACCATCACCAGGGGCAGTCCTACGAAGTAGTCGAGTTGGACCTGGACCGCGACGTCGCCGAACTCCAGCCGACGTGGGCCGACTACTACACCCGCATCCTCAGCGACAAGGACATGGTCGTCAACGCGGATTTGGCCGAAAAGCCGCTGTCGGCGCGGCCGGACGTTCTCGTCAGATTTGCCGACGTGACCGTGACGACGCAGATTACGGGCTTCGAGCGTCGCGACCCCAAGCGCGGCGAGGCCATCGGCCGCGAGTCGCTCGACCTGCCGGAGACGACGCTGCGGACGAAGGCACTCTACTACACCGTTCCTCCCGATGTGGAGGCGGAGATGCGCGAGGAGTGGGGCGAGTGGGCGTTCAACGGCGGCATCCACGCCGCCGAACACGGCACCATCTCGCTGATGCCGCTGTCACTGCTCTGTGACCGCGGCGACATCGGCGGCATCTCGACGCCCTATCACGAACACACGGACCGAAGTACGATCTTCATCTACGACGGCTACCCCGGCGGCGTCGGCATCACCCGCGGCGGCTACGGACAGATAGAGGAGCTCATGAAGCGGACGGCGCGGCTCATCGACCAGTGTGACTGCGCGGACGGCTGTCCGGCCTGCGTCCAGTCGCCGCAGTGTGGCAACGCCAACGAACCGCTGTCGAAGGCCCCGGCAGTATATCTCTTGGAGTCGCTGACGGGCCAACGCGAGTGA
- a CDS encoding alpha-1 4-glucan-protein synthase, translating into MSQDICVVVPTIREYECMRSYFANARKHGFDLDRLFVLLVTEDFCDTDEMQAMLDDEGVDGAVFDGSRREEWYDEQGVSEFEHIVPAASHAETSFGLLYMWAHDRFDYGVFIDDDTLPHDEWDFFGRHMENLHYEGEIESVRSDEQWVNVLYQNADDHGLYPRGYPYGAMHETVETGSTAVSDVVASQGLWTNVPDLDAVRILMDGDLQGQAQTRTDFEDFDGDFVAERGQYLTVCSMNLAFKREVIPAFYQLPMDDNEWDVGRFDDIWSGVFLKRAADVLDKDIVNGYPLCEHNKAPRPTFDDLNNEVPGLELNEHLWEEIDDVGGDADSYAAVFEAMADTLAEGDWDEYTNGDFFTFVGEHMHDWLACLDALETEKQAVVADD; encoded by the coding sequence ATGAGTCAGGACATCTGTGTCGTCGTACCGACGATTCGGGAGTACGAGTGTATGCGCTCGTACTTCGCAAACGCCCGGAAGCACGGCTTCGACCTCGACCGGCTGTTCGTTCTCTTGGTTACGGAGGATTTCTGCGACACCGACGAGATGCAGGCGATGCTGGACGACGAGGGCGTCGACGGCGCGGTCTTCGACGGCAGCCGTCGCGAAGAGTGGTACGACGAGCAGGGTGTGAGCGAGTTCGAACATATCGTCCCGGCCGCCAGCCACGCCGAGACGAGTTTCGGCCTGCTCTACATGTGGGCGCACGACCGCTTCGACTACGGCGTCTTCATCGACGACGACACGCTCCCGCACGACGAGTGGGACTTCTTCGGCCGTCACATGGAGAACCTCCACTACGAGGGCGAGATCGAGTCCGTTCGCTCCGACGAGCAGTGGGTCAACGTGCTCTATCAGAACGCCGACGACCACGGTCTCTATCCGCGCGGCTACCCCTACGGCGCGATGCACGAAACCGTCGAGACCGGTTCGACGGCGGTCTCGGACGTCGTCGCCTCCCAGGGTCTCTGGACGAACGTGCCGGACCTCGACGCCGTCCGCATCCTGATGGACGGCGATCTCCAGGGGCAGGCCCAGACGCGCACGGACTTCGAGGACTTCGACGGCGACTTCGTCGCCGAGCGCGGCCAGTATCTCACCGTCTGCTCGATGAACCTCGCGTTCAAGCGCGAGGTCATCCCGGCGTTCTACCAGCTGCCGATGGACGACAACGAGTGGGACGTCGGCCGGTTCGACGACATCTGGTCGGGTGTCTTCCTGAAGCGCGCGGCCGACGTCCTCGACAAGGACATCGTCAACGGCTACCCGCTCTGTGAGCACAACAAGGCCCCGCGGCCGACGTTCGACGACCTGAACAACGAGGTGCCCGGTCTCGAACTCAACGAACATCTCTGGGAGGAGATCGACGACGTCGGCGGCGACGCCGACAGCTACGCGGCGGTCTTCGAGGCGATGGCCGACACGCTCGCCGAGGGCGACTGGGACGAGTACACCAACGGAGACTTCTTCACCTTCGTCGGCGAACATATGCACGACTGGCTGGCGTGTCTCGACGCGCTGGAAACCGAGAAGCAAGCCGTCGTCGCCGACGACTGA
- a CDS encoding mechanosensitive ion channel family protein yields MKRPIGYVSLVLAAAAALLGGLVQAGQPFGALPDINGVPIDIAVGKGLLAAAVIFGLNGLYLLVTQALMNRSTSKRRAHDVRNVLRLVFGTVAIFGVLGVVTEQWVGVLFSLGIVGFAITFALQQPLLSLLGWVYIMVKRPYGVGDRVKIEDTKGDVIAVDFLVTTLWEINGDLVSSNQPSGRVVTVPNSVVLSSQVVNFGGEGFPFVWNEVSFQVSYETDLEFAVELLADEADDFLGDEMAANIARYRERLAETAVELEVQDRPTVNVTQGESWVELRVRYLVRPRRGQRTKNELYRRGLARFNEHPDRVGFPVGRNR; encoded by the coding sequence GTGAAACGGCCAATCGGATACGTCTCGCTCGTTCTCGCGGCGGCCGCCGCGCTGCTCGGTGGGCTCGTACAGGCGGGCCAGCCGTTCGGAGCGTTGCCCGACATCAACGGTGTCCCAATCGACATCGCCGTCGGCAAGGGCTTGCTCGCCGCTGCGGTCATCTTCGGGCTGAACGGACTCTATCTCCTCGTCACCCAGGCGTTGATGAACCGGAGCACGAGCAAGCGTCGGGCGCACGACGTCCGGAACGTGCTCAGACTCGTCTTCGGCACCGTCGCCATCTTCGGCGTCCTCGGCGTCGTCACCGAGCAGTGGGTCGGAGTGCTGTTCTCGCTGGGTATCGTCGGCTTCGCGATCACCTTCGCGCTCCAACAGCCGCTGCTCTCGCTGCTCGGCTGGGTCTACATCATGGTCAAACGGCCCTACGGCGTCGGCGACCGCGTCAAGATCGAAGACACGAAGGGCGACGTCATCGCCGTCGACTTCCTCGTGACGACGCTCTGGGAGATCAACGGCGACCTCGTCTCCTCGAACCAGCCCTCCGGCCGCGTGGTGACGGTTCCGAACAGCGTCGTCCTCTCCTCGCAGGTCGTCAACTTCGGCGGCGAAGGCTTCCCGTTCGTCTGGAACGAGGTCTCCTTTCAGGTGTCCTACGAGACGGATCTCGAGTTCGCGGTCGAGTTGCTGGCCGACGAGGCCGACGACTTCCTCGGCGACGAGATGGCGGCCAACATCGCCCGCTACCGCGAACGGCTCGCCGAGACGGCCGTCGAGTTGGAGGTCCAAGACCGTCCCACGGTCAACGTCACGCAGGGCGAGTCGTGGGTCGAGCTACGGGTCCGCTATCTCGTCCGTCCGCGCCGCGGCCAACGGACGAAAAACGAGCTGTACCGCCGCGGTCTCGCCCGGTTCAACGAGCATCCCGACCGCGTCGGCTTCCCGGTCGGCCGGAACCGCTGA
- a CDS encoding sensor histidine kinase yields MSDFVRSVRAVVRDTLMLDSLDEPTEMPTRRSDSSPNRLLASGSVSLTGLGLLVLHLVHLSTGPPAVGTALSAVGAAVSVGLCLVGVALYRSGFSTTNAVRIAVWNLLGVVVLGSVMVANIAYQSQLGSMLSNPGFTVANLLALGAAAHVIIGFHDARRVRAEQLARERQRIAVLNRVIRHNLRNSATVLQGHADILAANVDDPQLVKSAEAVSARAAAVGSLADNAKHVMQIHERGTDDRRPRDVGAIVRQAADDAADAHPDARVTVDIDDSNDNDAHWAAVDSDLGLALTELVENAVEHNPADNPEVGLSLTGDDEWVTVSVHDDGPGIPDHETGVLTGDTELTQLQHGSGLGLWLVKAVADASEGVLGFEKDDSGSTVTLRLQRTTPA; encoded by the coding sequence ATGAGTGATTTCGTTCGGAGTGTCCGTGCTGTCGTCCGCGACACACTGATGCTCGATAGCTTAGACGAACCGACCGAGATGCCCACACGACGGTCCGATAGCAGCCCGAACCGACTCCTCGCCAGCGGGTCGGTGAGTCTGACCGGTCTCGGGCTTCTCGTCCTGCATCTGGTCCATCTCTCGACCGGGCCGCCAGCCGTCGGCACCGCCCTCTCGGCCGTCGGTGCCGCAGTCTCTGTCGGACTGTGTCTCGTCGGCGTCGCGCTCTACCGCAGTGGCTTCTCGACGACGAACGCCGTCCGTATCGCCGTCTGGAACCTGCTCGGGGTGGTCGTCCTCGGCTCGGTGATGGTCGCCAACATCGCCTACCAGAGTCAGCTCGGGTCGATGCTCAGTAATCCGGGTTTCACCGTCGCGAATCTCCTGGCACTCGGCGCGGCCGCCCACGTCATCATCGGCTTCCACGACGCCCGCCGTGTCCGCGCCGAACAGCTCGCCCGCGAACGTCAGCGAATCGCCGTCCTGAACCGGGTCATCCGCCACAACCTCCGCAACAGCGCGACGGTCCTCCAGGGTCACGCCGACATCCTCGCGGCCAACGTCGACGACCCCCAGTTGGTGAAGTCGGCCGAGGCCGTCAGTGCCCGCGCGGCGGCCGTCGGCAGTCTCGCCGACAACGCCAAGCACGTCATGCAGATCCACGAGCGTGGAACCGACGACCGCCGTCCCCGTGACGTCGGTGCCATCGTCCGGCAGGCGGCCGACGACGCGGCCGACGCACATCCCGACGCACGGGTAACCGTCGACATCGACGACAGCAACGACAACGACGCCCACTGGGCCGCCGTCGACTCGGACCTCGGGCTGGCACTGACCGAACTCGTCGAGAACGCCGTCGAGCACAACCCGGCCGATAACCCCGAGGTCGGTCTCTCGCTCACTGGCGACGACGAGTGGGTCACGGTCAGCGTGCACGACGACGGCCCGGGCATCCCGGACCACGAGACAGGCGTCCTGACCGGTGACACCGAACTCACCCAGCTCCAACACGGCAGCGGACTCGGGCTCTGGCTCGTCAAGGCCGTCGCTGACGCCTCGGAGGGCGTCCTCGGCTTCGAAAAAGACGACAGCGGCTCGACCGTGACGCTCCGACTCCAGCGGACGACACCGGCGTAG
- a CDS encoding DNA-3-methyladenine glycosylase family protein has translation MEQGAIPLGELAGEFDLQATVESGQSYLWDRADGGMYEEMSVHGGDHWYETVVPPLDGVSDEQAVVRVRQTDGVLEWESTTDAVPILTHLLRLDDDLDAILDATPDDGLLERAYAAYPGMRLVRDPPFACLISFICSAQMRVSRIHGMQMALAQEFGDTVELDGETYHAFPTPEQLAARTEEELRELKLGYRAPYVQRTAEMVAEGEAHPNEALGLEYEDARKSLTRFVGVGDKVADCVLLFSLGFLEAVPLDTWIQTAIAEYYPECEQGGYATTSRAIREALGGDYAGYAQTYVFYYLRAGGE, from the coding sequence ATGGAACAGGGAGCCATTCCGCTCGGAGAGCTCGCCGGGGAGTTCGACCTGCAAGCGACCGTCGAGAGCGGGCAGAGCTATCTCTGGGACCGCGCCGACGGCGGGATGTACGAGGAGATGAGCGTCCACGGCGGCGACCACTGGTACGAGACGGTCGTCCCGCCACTGGACGGCGTCTCCGACGAGCAGGCCGTCGTCCGGGTGCGCCAGACCGACGGCGTGCTGGAGTGGGAGTCGACGACCGACGCTGTGCCGATTCTGACGCATTTGCTCCGGCTCGACGACGACCTCGACGCGATTCTCGACGCGACGCCCGACGACGGCCTGCTCGAACGGGCCTACGCGGCCTATCCGGGGATGCGCCTCGTCCGCGACCCGCCCTTCGCCTGCCTGATCTCGTTCATCTGCTCGGCGCAGATGCGCGTTTCGCGTATCCACGGGATGCAGATGGCTCTCGCCCAAGAATTCGGCGACACGGTCGAGTTGGATGGCGAGACGTACCACGCTTTTCCCACACCCGAACAGCTCGCGGCGCGGACCGAAGAGGAACTGCGAGAGCTGAAACTCGGCTACCGTGCGCCCTACGTCCAGCGGACGGCCGAGATGGTCGCCGAGGGCGAGGCCCACCCGAACGAGGCCCTCGGGCTGGAGTACGAAGACGCCCGGAAGTCGCTGACGCGGTTCGTCGGCGTCGGCGACAAGGTGGCCGACTGCGTGCTGCTCTTCTCGCTGGGCTTTCTGGAGGCGGTCCCACTGGACACCTGGATTCAGACGGCCATCGCGGAGTATTACCCCGAGTGCGAGCAGGGTGGCTACGCGACGACGTCGCGGGCGATTCGGGAGGCTCTCGGCGGCGACTACGCGGGCTACGCACAGACCTACGTCTTCTACTACCTCCGCGCTGGCGGCGAGTAG
- a CDS encoding class I SAM-dependent methyltransferase produces MKNADPRISEHYDELAEYWAEVVNTPERRELLWATLEAMLAPVDGRRVLDAGCGSGVFSEALATNGAEVVGVDVSEQMVQQARERVPDATFVQGDLGEPLVFLDDDSVDAVLCQHVFSHLETLTTPLDEFARVLRDGGTLVVSTHNPVHDYLVVRDGAYPTEDEQTPESAVETADSEPSYADTERYDVHWGSGDEVNRGTYYRRSIEGILTPLLDAGFTLESVVEPVPDDAFRRDHPAAAEKYKNGLAHSICLCLTA; encoded by the coding sequence GTGAAGAACGCCGACCCCCGCATCAGTGAGCATTACGACGAGCTGGCCGAATACTGGGCAGAGGTCGTCAACACACCCGAACGGCGAGAGCTCCTGTGGGCGACGCTCGAAGCGATGCTGGCACCCGTCGACGGCCGCCGTGTGCTGGACGCTGGCTGTGGCTCCGGTGTCTTTTCGGAGGCCCTCGCGACGAACGGTGCCGAGGTCGTCGGCGTCGACGTAAGCGAACAGATGGTCCAGCAAGCAAGAGAGCGGGTCCCGGACGCGACGTTCGTTCAGGGTGACCTCGGCGAACCGCTCGTATTCCTCGACGACGACAGCGTCGACGCCGTGCTCTGTCAGCACGTCTTTTCGCACCTCGAAACGTTGACCACACCGCTCGACGAGTTCGCTCGGGTGCTCCGTGACGGCGGCACGCTCGTTGTTTCGACACACAATCCGGTCCACGACTACCTCGTCGTGCGCGATGGAGCGTATCCAACCGAGGACGAGCAGACACCCGAGTCGGCTGTCGAGACCGCTGACAGTGAGCCGTCGTACGCCGACACGGAACGGTACGACGTCCACTGGGGCTCTGGAGACGAGGTGAACCGCGGCACCTACTACCGCCGCTCCATCGAGGGAATCTTGACTCCGCTTCTGGACGCAGGGTTCACCCTCGAATCGGTCGTCGAACCGGTCCCGGACGACGCGTTCAGGCGCGACCATCCCGCGGCCGCCGAGAAGTATAAGAACGGACTGGCACACTCCATCTGCCTCTGCTTGACCGCGTAG